From a single Brassica napus cultivar Da-Ae chromosome C9, Da-Ae, whole genome shotgun sequence genomic region:
- the LOC106452610 gene encoding leucine-rich repeat receptor protein kinase HPCA1-like — MVLKMSSRIQVCMLLILTFCQICSVSALTNGLDASALQALKSEWTRFPENWKGSDPCGTNWVGITCNNNNHVISISLGNLNLEGKLSADISSLAELQILDLTSNSKLSGSLPSNIGNLRKLTTLNLMECGFSGEIPESIGSLEQLITLSLNSNKFSGTIPASIGRLSKLNWFDIADNQIEGTIPVSNGTSSPGLDMLLETKHFHFGNNTLSGDIPEKLFSSNMTLIHVLFDGNQFTGKIPNSLGLVKTLTVLRLDRNKLTGDIPSSLNNLTDLNELYLADNRLTGSLPNLTSLANLYTLDVSNNQLTFSLIPSWISTLRSLSTLRMEGIQLEGPIPILLFAPTLLQTVVLKRNQLNATLDFGTNYSKQLELVDLQNNEITNYKPEANKGIQVILADNPVCREAGNQQSDFCKEIQPSTDFSVPQINCSPCGQGREPSPACRCVYPITGKLIFRSPSFSGFSNNTNFIMLHQGIADFFRDPSYQVDSVAIRNFRETATGHQLLVDLLLFPLDKESFNQTEMNSAISAFSTHTYDPPEIFGPYIFRADQYRPFSGGSISTNTGIVIGAVVGAVVLVMLLTIAGIYGLRQKKRAEKATGQNNPFAKWNQSTSSVDAPQLTGAKAFTFEELRKCTDNFSEANDVGGGGYGKVYKGILPSGKLLAIKRAQQGSSQGELEFKTEIELLSRVHHKNVVKLLGFCFDRSEQMLVYEYIPNGSLTDGLSGKNGIRLDWTRRLKIALGSSKGLAYLHELADPPIIHRDIKSNNILLDENLNAKVADFGLSKLVGDPEKNHVTTQVKGTMGYLDPEYYMTNQLTEKSDVYGFGVVMLELLTGKSPIVGGKYVVKEVKAKMDKSRNLYDLQELVATTIIANSENLNGFEKYVDLALRCVDGEGVKRPSMGEVVKEIENIMQLAGLNPYIDSATNSRTYQEASKGSGDPYG, encoded by the exons ATGGTTCTGAAGATGAGTTCAAGAATTCAAGTCTGCATGCTCCTGATTTTGACTTTTTGCCAAATTTGTTCTGTTTCAGCGCTAACAAATGGTTTAGACG CTTCTGCTTTACAAGCCTTGAAGAGTGAATGGACCAGGTTTCCTGAGAATTGGAAAGGCTCTGATCCTTGTGGAACCAATTGGGTTGGAATTACATGTAACAATAACAACCACGTTATTTCAAT ATCATTAGGCAACCTTAACTTGGAAGGAAAGCTTTCTGCCGATATTTCTTCGTTGGCTGAACTGCAGATCTT GGATTTGACATCTAATTCTAAATTGTCTGGATCGCTTCCATCAAATATTGGTAACCTCAGGAAGTTGACTACCTT GAACCTTATGGAATGCGGTTTCAGTGGTGAAATCCCTGAGTCCATAGGATCTCTAGAACAACTTATAACTCT ATCCCTTAACTCAAATAAATTTAGTGGAACAATTCCAGCTTCCATTGGACGATTATCTAAACTAAATTGGTTTGATATAGCTGACAATCAGATCGAAGGAACCATTCCAGTTTCTAATGGGACTTCTTCACCAGGACTGGACATGCTTCTTGAAACTAAGCATTT TCACTTTGGAAATAACACGCTTTCTGGGGATATCCCAGAAAAGCTCTTCTCCTCAAACATGACTTTAATACATGT GCTATTCGATGGAAACCAGTTCACAGGCAAAATCCCGAACAGCCTCGGCCTCGTTAAAACGTTGACAGTGTT ACGCCTTGATAGGAATAAACTAACAGGAGATATTCCTTCAAGTCTAAATAATCTCACAGATCTGAATGAACT GTACTTGGCTGACAACAGACTTACAGGTAGCCTTCCAAATTTAACAAGCTTGGCCAATCTCTACACATT AGATGTGAGCAATAACCAATTGACATTCTCACTGATTCCATCATGGATCTCTACATTAAGGTCCCTGTCAACATT AAGGATGGAAGGGATCCAACTCGAAGGTCCAATACCAATCTTGCTCTTTGCCCCTACTCTATTGCAGACTGT TGTATTAAAGCGCAATCAGTTAAATGCAACATTGGATTTTGGTACCAACTATAGCAAACAATTAGAGCTTGTGGATTTACAAAACAATGAAATAACTAATTATAAACCAGAAGCTAATAAAGGCATCCAAGTAAT ATTGGCAGATAATCCAGTGTGCCGAGAAGCAGGGAATCAACAGAGTGACTTCTGCAAAGAAATCCAACCTAGTACTGATTTTTCTGTTCCACAAATAAACTGTTCACCATGTGGTCAAGGCAGGGAACCGAGTCCAGCGTGCCGCTGTGTGTATCCAATTACAGGAAAACTCATCTTCAGGTCTCCTTCCTTCTCAGGTTTTTCCAATAACACCAACTTCATAATGCTCCATCAGGGGATAGCAGATTTCTTTAGGGACCCCAGTTATCAAGTGGACTCCGTGGCCATCAGAAACTTTAGAGAGACTGCAACTGGTCATCAGCTTCTAGTAGACCTCTTGTTATTTCCATTGGACAAGGAGAGCTTTAATCAGACAGAAATGAATAGTGCTATTTCTGCGTTTAGCACTCATACATATGACCCTCCTGAAATATTTGGGCCTTACATTTTCAGAGCTGATCAGTACCGTCCGTTTTCTG GAGGTTCCATTTCAACAAACACGGGCATTGTCATCGGAGCAGTAGTTGGTGCCGTGGTTCTTGTAATGTTGTTAACCATAGCTGGGATTTACGGTCTTAGGCAGAAGAAGAGAGCAGAGAAAGCCACTGGTCAAAATAATCCTTTTG CCAAATGGAATCAGAGTACAAGCAGTGTCGATGCTCCGCAGCTAACGGGAGCAAAAGCATTTACTTTTGAAGAGTTGAGGAAATGCACGGACAACTTCTCAGAGGCAAATGATGTTGGAGGTGGAGGTTATGGCAAG GTGTACAAAGGTATTCTTCCCTCTGGGAAACTCCTAGCCATCAAAAGAGCGCAACAAGGATCTTCTCAAGGGGAGTTGGAGTTTAAAACTGAGATTGAGCTTCTTTCAAGGGTCCATCATAAGAATGTCGTCAAACTCTTAGGCTTTTGTTTTGATCGAAGTGAACAAATGCTTGTATACGAGTACATTCCAAATGGCTCTCTTACCGACGGTCTATCAG GTAAGAATGGTATTAGACTTGATTGGACTAGAAGGCTCAAAATAGCACTTGGGTCCAGCAAGGGTTTGGCTTATCTTCATGAGCTTGCTGATCCACCAATTATACACAGAGAcatcaaatcaaataatatacTACTTGATGAAAATTTAAACGCAAAGGTTGCCGACTTTGGCCTCTCAAAACTTGTGGGAGACCCTGAGAAAAATCATGTGACAACACAAGTGAAAGGAACTATG GGCTATCTGGATCCTGAGTACTACATGACGAATCAATTGACTGAGAAGAGCGATGTGTATGGGTTTGGTGTGGTGATGCTTGAGCTATTAACTGGTAAAAGTCCGATCGTGGGCGGCAAATACGTGGTGAAAGAGGTGAAGGCAAAGATGGATAAATCAAGGAACTTGTATGACCTGCAAGAATTGGTGGCCACGACTATCATTGCAAACAGTGAAAATCTGAACGGGTTTGAGAAGTATGTGGATCTTGCTTTGAGATGTGTGGATGGGGAAGGAGTGAAGAGACCATCCATGGGTGAGGTTGTCAAAGAGATTGAGAACATTATGCAGCTTGCGGGATTAAACCCTTATATTGATTCAGCGACTAATTCGAGAACGTACCAGGAAGCAAGCAAAGGATCTGGTGATCCTTATGGCTAG